From one Triticum aestivum cultivar Chinese Spring chromosome 4B, IWGSC CS RefSeq v2.1, whole genome shotgun sequence genomic stretch:
- the LOC123091722 gene encoding protein CHUP1, chloroplastic isoform X1: MKQQVLSNAHGGRISLPSVAARTRAPRAAAPVKEAPSSPAPAPATPPRARRLVRVSSKEERVVTGAAAKPKRHKEDSEEETRKLRGEVEALRKEVERLQLLNTELECNKSDLTHQLALARCTITRLQEQHDIHQAQTAVAQRSNQKESAMSKPQPPKPPSPPPPPPPPSKILGRAPAPPPPPPQRGTIGTVNKATALVEMYNSLNKRDTKKAVTVSAAHHNSIVGELQNRSTHLLAIKTDVETKGDFINGLINKVQTTTYTDVEQVLTFVDWLDQQLSTLSDETGVLKHFSWPERKADALREAAFEYRDLKCVVTEISSLNADDGSPTSCEATLRKISSMLDKLEKSMKRLVNLRSLVMPCYKQFGIPTEWMLDSGIASKMRVASVTLAKVYMKRALKEITAYTGGGNEAALVAQSVRFTYRVHQFAGGLDSEAMRAFEELTQRSRLTAV, translated from the exons ATGAAGCAGCAGGTTTTGAGCAACGCCCATGGCGGCAGGATCTCCTTGCCATCGGTGGCCGCGCGAACCAGGGCTCCAAGAGCAGCAGCACCGGTCAAGGAAGCTCCTTCGTCTCCAGCCCCGGCACCCGCCACCCCTCCTCGAGCTAGGAGGCTTGTGAGGGTGAGCAGCAAGGAGGAGAGGGTGGTGACTGGTGCAGCTGCAAAGCCAAAGAGGCACAAGGAGGATTCCGAGGAGGAGACGCGCAAGCTGCGTGGGGAGGTGGAGGCCCTGAGGAAGGAGGTGGAGAGGCTGCAGCTGCTCAACACCGAGCTGGAATGCAATAAGAGCGACCTGACGCACCAGCTCGCCCTTGCGCGCTGCACCATCACCCGGCTTCAGGAGCAGCATGACATCCAT CAGGCGCAGACCGCTGTGGCGCAACGAAGCAACCAAAAAGAGAGTGCCATGAGCAAACCACAGCCTCCGAAGcccccctcaccgccgccgccaccaccaccacctagtAAAATCCTCGGAAGAGCCCCGGCACCGCCACCTCCCCCTCCGCAACGTGGCACAATAGGCACAGTGAACAAGGCAACCGCGTTGGTTGAGATGTACAACTCCCTGAACAAGCGTGACACCAAGAAAGCTGTGACTGTCAGTGCTGCTCATCACAACAGCATCGTCGGCGAGCTACAGAACCGCTCCACGCACTTATTGGCG ATCAAGACGGATGTCGAAACAAAAGGAGACTTCATCAACGGTCTCATTAACAAAGTTCAGACCACTACTTACACCGATGTGGAGCAAGTGCTGACCTTTGTTGATTGGCTTGATCAACAACTTTCAACTCTG TCTGATGAGACCGGCGTGCTGAAGCACTTCAGTTGGCCGGAGAGGAAAGCCGATGCACTTCGGGAAGCAGCGTTTGAATACCGGGATCTCAAGTGTGTTGTAACAGAGATCTCTTCCCTGAACGCCGACGATGGCAGCCCTACTTCGTGTGAGGCTACTCTGAGGAAGATATCAAGCATGCTGGATAA GTTGGAGAAGAGCATGAAGAGATTGGTGAACCTGAGGAGCTTGGTGATGCCGTGCTATAAACAGTTTGGAATTCCGACCGAATGGATGCTTGATTCAGGGATTGCTTCGAAG ATGAGGGTCGCATCAGTAACACTGGCAAAGGTGTACATGAAAAGAGCCCTCAAGGAAATAACAGCTTATACAGGAGGAGGGAATGAGGCTGCTCTTGTTGCTCAAAGCGTGCGTTTCACATATAGGGTTCACCAG TTTGCGGGAGGACTTGACAGTGAAGCGATGCGCGCCTTTGAAGAGCTAACGCAACGTTCTCGGTTGACTGCTGTTTAG
- the LOC123091722 gene encoding protein CHUP1, chloroplastic isoform X2, with protein sequence MKQQVLSNAHGGRISLPSVAARTRAPRAAAPVKEAPSSPAPAPATPPRARRLVRVSSKEERVVTGAAAKPKRHKEDSEEETRKLRGEVEALRKEVERLQLLNTELECNKSDLTHQLALARCTITRLQEQHDIHAQTAVAQRSNQKESAMSKPQPPKPPSPPPPPPPPSKILGRAPAPPPPPPQRGTIGTVNKATALVEMYNSLNKRDTKKAVTVSAAHHNSIVGELQNRSTHLLAIKTDVETKGDFINGLINKVQTTTYTDVEQVLTFVDWLDQQLSTLSDETGVLKHFSWPERKADALREAAFEYRDLKCVVTEISSLNADDGSPTSCEATLRKISSMLDKLEKSMKRLVNLRSLVMPCYKQFGIPTEWMLDSGIASKMRVASVTLAKVYMKRALKEITAYTGGGNEAALVAQSVRFTYRVHQFAGGLDSEAMRAFEELTQRSRLTAV encoded by the exons ATGAAGCAGCAGGTTTTGAGCAACGCCCATGGCGGCAGGATCTCCTTGCCATCGGTGGCCGCGCGAACCAGGGCTCCAAGAGCAGCAGCACCGGTCAAGGAAGCTCCTTCGTCTCCAGCCCCGGCACCCGCCACCCCTCCTCGAGCTAGGAGGCTTGTGAGGGTGAGCAGCAAGGAGGAGAGGGTGGTGACTGGTGCAGCTGCAAAGCCAAAGAGGCACAAGGAGGATTCCGAGGAGGAGACGCGCAAGCTGCGTGGGGAGGTGGAGGCCCTGAGGAAGGAGGTGGAGAGGCTGCAGCTGCTCAACACCGAGCTGGAATGCAATAAGAGCGACCTGACGCACCAGCTCGCCCTTGCGCGCTGCACCATCACCCGGCTTCAGGAGCAGCATGACATCCAT GCGCAGACCGCTGTGGCGCAACGAAGCAACCAAAAAGAGAGTGCCATGAGCAAACCACAGCCTCCGAAGcccccctcaccgccgccgccaccaccaccacctagtAAAATCCTCGGAAGAGCCCCGGCACCGCCACCTCCCCCTCCGCAACGTGGCACAATAGGCACAGTGAACAAGGCAACCGCGTTGGTTGAGATGTACAACTCCCTGAACAAGCGTGACACCAAGAAAGCTGTGACTGTCAGTGCTGCTCATCACAACAGCATCGTCGGCGAGCTACAGAACCGCTCCACGCACTTATTGGCG ATCAAGACGGATGTCGAAACAAAAGGAGACTTCATCAACGGTCTCATTAACAAAGTTCAGACCACTACTTACACCGATGTGGAGCAAGTGCTGACCTTTGTTGATTGGCTTGATCAACAACTTTCAACTCTG TCTGATGAGACCGGCGTGCTGAAGCACTTCAGTTGGCCGGAGAGGAAAGCCGATGCACTTCGGGAAGCAGCGTTTGAATACCGGGATCTCAAGTGTGTTGTAACAGAGATCTCTTCCCTGAACGCCGACGATGGCAGCCCTACTTCGTGTGAGGCTACTCTGAGGAAGATATCAAGCATGCTGGATAA GTTGGAGAAGAGCATGAAGAGATTGGTGAACCTGAGGAGCTTGGTGATGCCGTGCTATAAACAGTTTGGAATTCCGACCGAATGGATGCTTGATTCAGGGATTGCTTCGAAG ATGAGGGTCGCATCAGTAACACTGGCAAAGGTGTACATGAAAAGAGCCCTCAAGGAAATAACAGCTTATACAGGAGGAGGGAATGAGGCTGCTCTTGTTGCTCAAAGCGTGCGTTTCACATATAGGGTTCACCAG TTTGCGGGAGGACTTGACAGTGAAGCGATGCGCGCCTTTGAAGAGCTAACGCAACGTTCTCGGTTGACTGCTGTTTAG
- the LOC123091723 gene encoding G8 domain-containing protein DDB_G0286311 translates to MVVRLLFLLFLLACSLLFLELPSVSGKPTVHDDLDPAQVTNPTTPITVPSTNPAPTIITVPSTNPTITIPSLNPLPTPITTPSNDPSTTLPLPTPSTSAPNTPVTIPVTTPSTFPPSAPLTNPATNPMVPTVGTTPPTAPTTTPVTAPVVSGQQAWCVAKAGSSETALQDALDYACGIGGADCSPIQPSGSCYYPNTLEAHASYAFNSYYQKNPAPSSCDFRGAAVLANANPSSGTCILASSMSSPTSSTAGSTAPTTSSTSPVTSSSGSDPGSSVLNSSGSGISGSSDFGSDFPGEANTGNGWHSILPSGWSWAGLFSTLALPYVGGIF, encoded by the exons ATGGTGGttcgcctcctcttcctccttttcctcctcgcttgctccctcctcttcctcgagctccCCTCGGTCTCAG GCAAACCAACTGTCCATGATGACTTGGATCCAGCTCAGGTGACCAACCCGACGACGCCCATCACAGTCCCATCCACGAACCCAGCACCAACAATCATCACCGTGCCATCCACGAACCCTACCATCACAATCCCTTCATTAAACCCTTTGCCCACACCTATCACAACCCCCTCAAACGACCCTTCGACCACATTACCATTGCCAACCCCTTCGACATCTGCACCAAACACGCCAGTCACCATTCCTGTTACCACCCCTTCGACATTCCCCCCATCGGCACCACTGACAAACCCAGCGACGAACCCAATGGTGCCTACTGTCGGCACTACACCGCCTACTGCTCCGACCACTACTCCAGTCACAGCTCCAGTTGTGTCAGGGCAGCAAGCCTGGTGCGTGGCCAAGGCCGGCTCATCAGAAACCGCGCTCCAGGACGCACTGGACTATGCGTGCGGTATTGGTGGAGCCGATTGCTCACCGATACAGCCATCAGGGAGCTGCTATTATCCAAATACCTTGGAAGCCCATGCGTCATACGCCTTCAACAGCTATTACCAGAAGAACCCTGCACCCTCCAGCTGTGACTTTAGGGGTGCCGCAGTGCTTGCCAATGCTAATCCAA GCTCAGGAACCTGTATATTGGCATCATCAATGTCTTCTCCAACGAG CTCTACTGCTGGATCCACTGCTCCTACTACATCATCCACTAGCCCTGTTACTAGTTCATCTGGTTCTGATCCAGGATCATCAGTACTGAACTCGAGTGGCTCAGGCATTTCTGGATCATCGGACTTTGGGTCGGACTTCCCAGGAGAGGCTAACACTGGCAATGGTTGGCACTCAATCTTGCCCTCTGGCTGGTCCTGGGCAGGTTTGTTCTCAACGCTTGCATTGCCATACGTCGGAGGGATATTTTGA